From one Salmo salar chromosome ssa09, Ssal_v3.1, whole genome shotgun sequence genomic stretch:
- the LOC106613009 gene encoding CD166 antigen homolog isoform X2: protein MHFSSCLCALLVALVYQVSGMDTVIGLYGETIEVPCNNGAPKPKDLFMTKWKYDDGDLLTQLKDQDASVIATDKYKDRVSMAENSSLLIAAATLKDEKTFTCMVVAGADISEYPVKLLIHKAPTGVEITALATELEIGKPTQLGQCRTSDANPAASITWFKNKKPLVADGKGIIISSNVKVDEVTGLTTTSSTLQYTAEKGDTAALFTCGALNTLSSPVSFTVTYPTERISLHVISKGPLMEGANMTLKCKADGNPPPTSFNFHILGKVVKVENSDSYTVTDVTRESTGEYKCSIIDNAKMEDSKNITINYLDMSLSPSGKVMKSFGEGLTLTLQTHASGDLKVSWTKDNGKLDSSPKFDKLTYSDSGKYEVVVTMGALIKKASFELVVEGVPVIRRVAKRRSEDGQHKVLTCEAEGSPKPTVAWSVNGTSADESPYVNGKITHKLTIVPTVNLTVVCTVSNEHGQDTRTINVSTYSSDEGDTTKLVVGVIVGLLLATVVVGLAYWLYMKKSKQGSWKTGEKEDGSTEESKKLEEKIEEKLEENSQKVEV, encoded by the exons tGAGCGGTATGGATACAGTTATCGGCCTGTATGGAGAGACCATTGAGGTGCCATGCAACAATGGAGCGCCCAAACCAAAGGACCTGTTCATGACCAAATGGAAATAC GACGATGGAGACCTGCTGACCCAGCTTAAAGACCAGGACGCCTCTGTCATAGCCACTGACAAGTACAAGGACCGTGTCAGCATGGCCGAAAACTCCAGCCTGCTGATTGCTGCAGCAACACTGAAGGACGAGAAGACTTTTACTTGCATGGTGGTGGCTGGGGCTGACATCTCAGAATACCCAGTCAAACTCCTTATCCACA AGGCTCCAACCGGAGTGGAGATCACAGCCCTAGCCACAGAGCTGGAGATTGGCAAACCAACCCAG CTAGGGCAATGCAGAACCTCTGATGCCAACCCAGCTGCCAGCATCACATGGTTCAAGAACAAGAAACCTCTGGTGGCTGATGGGAAAG GCATTATAATCAGTTCCAACGTAAAGGTGGACGAAGTCACTGGcctcaccaccacctcctccactcTGCAGTACACAGCTGAGAAGGGAGACACAGCAGCTCTGTTCACCTGTGGGGCTTTGAATACCTTGTCCTCTCCAGTCTCCTTCACTGTCACCT accccacagagaggATCAGTCTGCATGTCATTTCGAAAGGGCCCCTAATGGAAGGAGCCAATATGACTCTGAAGTGCAAGGCCGACGGGAACCCACCTCCCACCAGCTTCAACTTCCACATTCTG GGAAAGGTGGTGAAGGTGGAGAACTCTGACTCCTACACTGTGACTGATGTCACACGTGAAAGCACAGGGGAATACAAGTGTTCTATCATTGACAATGCCAAGATGGAAGACTCCAAGAACATTACCATCAATT ACTTGGATATGAGTTTGAGCCCCTCAGGGAAGGTTATGAAGAGCTTTGGCGAAGGCTTGACTCTGACCCTGCAGACCCATGCATCTGGAGATCTTAAGGTGTCTTGGACTAAG GACAATGGCAAGCTGGACAGTAGTCCCAAATTTGACAAGCTGACCTACTCTGATTCTGGAAAGTATGAGGTTGTGGTCACCATGGGTGCTCTCATCAAGAAAGCCTCTTTTGAGCTGGTCGTTGAAG GTGTTCCAGTCATTCGGCGGGTGGCCAAGCGGCGCAGCGAGGACGGCCAGCACAAGGTACTTACCTGCGAGGCTGAGGGCTCCCCCAAACCCACTGTGGCCTGGAGCGTCAACGGCACCTCG GCTGATGAAAGTCCCTATGTCAATGGAAAGATCACACACAAGCTGACCATTGTGCCTACAGTCAACCTGACCGTTGTCTGCACTGTGTCCAATGAGCATGGCCAGGACACCAGGACTATTAACGTGTCGACCT ACTCATCAGATGAGGGTGACACGACAAAGTTGGTGGTGGGAGTTATTGTGGGTCTGCTCCTGGCCACTGTAGTTGTGGGTCTAGCATACTGGCTGTACATGAAGAAATCCAA GCAAGGCAGCTGGAAGACCGGTGAGAAGGAGGATGGATCCACTGAGGAGAGCAAGAAACTGGAGGAGAAAATAGAAGAGAAGCTGGAGGAGAACAGCCAGAAAGTTGAGGTGTaa
- the LOC106613009 gene encoding CD166 antigen homolog A isoform X1, whose translation MHFSSCLCALLVALVYQVSGMDTVIGLYGETIEVPCNNGAPKPKDLFMTKWKYDDGDLLTQLKDQDASVIATDKYKDRVSMAENSSLLIAAATLKDEKTFTCMVVAGADISEYPVKLLIHKAPTGVEITALATELEIGKPTQLGQCRTSDANPAASITWFKNKKPLVADGKGIIISSNVKVDEVTGLTTTSSTLQYTAEKGDTAALFTCGALNTLSSPVSFTVTYPTERISLHVISKGPLMEGANMTLKCKADGNPPPTSFNFHILGKVVKVENSDSYTVTDVTRESTGEYKCSIIDNAKMEDSKNITINYLDMSLSPSGKVMKSFGEGLTLTLQTHASGDLKVSWTKDNGKLDSSPKFDKLTYSDSGKYEVVVTMGALIKKASFELVVEGVPVIRRVAKRRSEDGQHKVLTCEAEGSPKPTVAWSVNGTSADESPYVNGKITHKLTIVPTVNLTVVCTVSNEHGQDTRTINVSTLFEEVRMDKQDSSDEGDTTKLVVGVIVGLLLATVVVGLAYWLYMKKSKQGSWKTGEKEDGSTEESKKLEEKIEEKLEENSQKVEV comes from the exons tGAGCGGTATGGATACAGTTATCGGCCTGTATGGAGAGACCATTGAGGTGCCATGCAACAATGGAGCGCCCAAACCAAAGGACCTGTTCATGACCAAATGGAAATAC GACGATGGAGACCTGCTGACCCAGCTTAAAGACCAGGACGCCTCTGTCATAGCCACTGACAAGTACAAGGACCGTGTCAGCATGGCCGAAAACTCCAGCCTGCTGATTGCTGCAGCAACACTGAAGGACGAGAAGACTTTTACTTGCATGGTGGTGGCTGGGGCTGACATCTCAGAATACCCAGTCAAACTCCTTATCCACA AGGCTCCAACCGGAGTGGAGATCACAGCCCTAGCCACAGAGCTGGAGATTGGCAAACCAACCCAG CTAGGGCAATGCAGAACCTCTGATGCCAACCCAGCTGCCAGCATCACATGGTTCAAGAACAAGAAACCTCTGGTGGCTGATGGGAAAG GCATTATAATCAGTTCCAACGTAAAGGTGGACGAAGTCACTGGcctcaccaccacctcctccactcTGCAGTACACAGCTGAGAAGGGAGACACAGCAGCTCTGTTCACCTGTGGGGCTTTGAATACCTTGTCCTCTCCAGTCTCCTTCACTGTCACCT accccacagagaggATCAGTCTGCATGTCATTTCGAAAGGGCCCCTAATGGAAGGAGCCAATATGACTCTGAAGTGCAAGGCCGACGGGAACCCACCTCCCACCAGCTTCAACTTCCACATTCTG GGAAAGGTGGTGAAGGTGGAGAACTCTGACTCCTACACTGTGACTGATGTCACACGTGAAAGCACAGGGGAATACAAGTGTTCTATCATTGACAATGCCAAGATGGAAGACTCCAAGAACATTACCATCAATT ACTTGGATATGAGTTTGAGCCCCTCAGGGAAGGTTATGAAGAGCTTTGGCGAAGGCTTGACTCTGACCCTGCAGACCCATGCATCTGGAGATCTTAAGGTGTCTTGGACTAAG GACAATGGCAAGCTGGACAGTAGTCCCAAATTTGACAAGCTGACCTACTCTGATTCTGGAAAGTATGAGGTTGTGGTCACCATGGGTGCTCTCATCAAGAAAGCCTCTTTTGAGCTGGTCGTTGAAG GTGTTCCAGTCATTCGGCGGGTGGCCAAGCGGCGCAGCGAGGACGGCCAGCACAAGGTACTTACCTGCGAGGCTGAGGGCTCCCCCAAACCCACTGTGGCCTGGAGCGTCAACGGCACCTCG GCTGATGAAAGTCCCTATGTCAATGGAAAGATCACACACAAGCTGACCATTGTGCCTACAGTCAACCTGACCGTTGTCTGCACTGTGTCCAATGAGCATGGCCAGGACACCAGGACTATTAACGTGTCGACCT TATTTGAGGAGGTGAGAATGGATAAACAAG ACTCATCAGATGAGGGTGACACGACAAAGTTGGTGGTGGGAGTTATTGTGGGTCTGCTCCTGGCCACTGTAGTTGTGGGTCTAGCATACTGGCTGTACATGAAGAAATCCAA GCAAGGCAGCTGGAAGACCGGTGAGAAGGAGGATGGATCCACTGAGGAGAGCAAGAAACTGGAGGAGAAAATAGAAGAGAAGCTGGAGGAGAACAGCCAGAAAGTTGAGGTGTaa